A stretch of the Candidatus Limnocylindria bacterium genome encodes the following:
- a CDS encoding beta-ketoacyl-[acyl-carrier-protein] synthase II, whose product RDGCIPPTINYQTPDPGLDLDYVPNTARARSITTALSNSMGFGGHNASLIFAKA is encoded by the coding sequence CCGCGACGGCTGCATCCCGCCGACGATCAACTACCAGACCCCGGACCCGGGCCTCGACCTCGACTACGTGCCGAACACCGCGCGGGCTCGCAGCATCACCACCGCCCTGTCCAACTCGATGGGCTTCGGTGGGCACAACGCATCGCTGATCTTCGCGAAAGCGTGA